One Balnearium lithotrophicum DNA window includes the following coding sequences:
- a CDS encoding prepilin-type N-terminal cleavage/methylation domain-containing protein → MRRAFTLVELLIVIAIIAILAAIAIPQFSKYKQRAYVAAMKSDAHNIIAAEEAYFASQDKYATGDLVNYSNGKLQLKDSNGNVVAEVPLSNNVVMLKVEGNEANLTVTKDKKATSGSEAIASLTCSDGSPGYGFALGHEYMKSNNNYVPYVEFNSCTDKAPVEKLQ, encoded by the coding sequence ATGAGAAGGGCATTTACACTTGTTGAACTGTTAATCGTTATTGCAATTATTGCAATTCTCGCAGCAATTGCAATTCCTCAGTTCAGTAAGTACAAACAGAGAGCTTACGTTGCGGCAATGAAATCGGATGCTCACAATATTATTGCTGCAGAAGAGGCCTACTTTGCTTCACAAGATAAATATGCAACAGGTGATTTAGTTAACTACAGCAATGGTAAACTTCAATTAAAAGATTCTAATGGAAACGTTGTAGCTGAAGTTCCCCTTTCAAATAATGTTGTGATGTTAAAAGTTGAAGGCAATGAAGCTAACCTTACAGTAACTAAGGATAAAAAAGCTACTTCTGGAAGTGAAGCAATTGCCAGTTTAACTTGCTCTGATGGCTCACCAGGGTACGGATTTGCCCTTGGACATGAATATATGAAAAGTAATAATAATTATGTTCCATATGTTGAGTTTAACTCATGCACTGACAAAGCACCCGTAGAAAAATTACAATAA
- a CDS encoding prepilin-type N-terminal cleavage/methylation domain-containing protein → MFKKEGFTLVEVLIVIVIISILTTIAIASFKIYKTLTRNSIALYDLKNLINDELAYYSINQKFAPFSAEDVTQNGIIRVDGFEHKYLSKDIRAVAKVNGSYANFCTKHTYGDKIYAYQTENDMIYWKKSSIGYPLQDDDCPDATPNNDFVGWHTLAQKQ, encoded by the coding sequence ATGTTCAAAAAAGAAGGATTCACGTTAGTTGAAGTTTTAATAGTAATTGTAATTATTAGTATTCTAACAACAATAGCTATAGCTTCATTTAAAATATACAAAACTCTTACAAGAAACTCAATTGCTCTATATGACCTTAAAAATTTAATAAATGATGAACTTGCTTACTATTCAATAAATCAGAAATTCGCTCCCTTTTCTGCAGAAGATGTAACTCAAAACGGAATAATTAGAGTAGATGGTTTTGAACACAAGTATCTATCAAAGGATATTAGGGCTGTTGCAAAAGTTAATGGAAGCTATGCGAACTTTTGCACAAAGCATACTTACGGCGATAAAATATACGCATATCAAACAGAAAACGATATGATTTACTGGAAGAAAAGTTCAATAGGCTATCCGTTACAGGACGATGACTGCCCCGATGCAACTCCAAACAACGACTTTGTAGGGTGGCATACGCTGGCTCAAAAACAGTAG